The genomic segment TCTCGGCACCGAAATTTTTCTGGGACCACTTCTGACCCTGCTCGGTGCGGAACAGGAAATTCACCGGCTGGCCGGCGACTACATGAGAATCGTGGCCGCCGGCGTCTTTCTGATGTTTCCGATGTACGCCGTCATCAGCACCTTTACCGCCCAAGGCGACACGATCACCCCGATGAAGGTGCAATTTTTCACCCTTTTTCTCAATCTGATTCTTGATCCGCTTTTCATCTTCACCTTTAATCTCGGCATCAAGGGAGCGGCCCTGGCCACCAATCTTTCCCTGTGCGCCGGGCTCTTCCTGGCCCTCGGCTACCTCAAGCGCAAGTCCATCATCAAATTAAACCTTCATAACTGGAGTTTTTCGCCCGCTATGATCAGAGAAATTTTTGCCATTGGTTTACCCGCCAGCCTGACCATGCTCCTGATGGCGATTTACATGATGGGCATTAATCGCCTGATCGCCGGTTACGGCACCGATACCGTTGCCGCCCTGGGCCTGGTCACCAGGCTTGACAGCGCGATTATTATTCCGATGGTCGCGCTGTCGGTCGCCCTTCTGACCTTGACCGCTCTTTTCTACGGTGCTCGCGAGTTTGCAGTGCTTAAACAGACCATCCATTTCGCCATCAAGGTTAACCTGGTGTTTGCCCTGGTCTGCGGCCTGGTAATGTTTTTCCGGCCTCACTTTTTCCTTCGCCCCTTCACCAACGAAGCCGAACCTCTCCGACTCGCCGCTCTTTATCTTAAATTCGAGGTATTAAACTTCCCCTTCATGGCAATAACCCTCTCGGGCAACCGCGCCCTGCAGGGACTGGGTTTGAGCCTGCCAGGCCTGGTCATCAATGCCGGCCGCCTGTTCCTGATCTCCTTGCCGCTGGCCATGATCTTTGTCATCTGGCTCAGACTCGACTTCCGCATGGTCGCGATCGCCGCTCTGTGCGGCAATCTGACCTCAAGCGCCATTGCCCTGATCTGGCTGCAAAAAACCATGGCCGGAATCTCTAATATGACAACTATTCAGCGTTGTTGATTTCAGCATATATGGCGACACTAGAATCAGGATATTCTGGTTGACTGAATAGTTATAAAAGGTATTGATAATGTAAATTCAAACACTTAAGCCGAAGTTACTCAGAAATTGCAAAATATGACTTCAGAAAATGTTGAGATCCTGATTATCGGCGCCGGTTTCAGCGGGCTTTATGCCGCCAGCCTACTGGCCCAACAACAACGCCCCTTTCTTGTGCTTGAAGCCCGTGACCGCCTCGGCGGCCGCATTCTTGGCGCGCCGGAGACCGGTCTGGTCAGCGATCTGGGACCGTCCTGGTACTGGCCCGCGATCCATCCCCTTCTGGCTCGCCTGATTCGCGATCTGGAGCTGAACGGCTATCTACAATACGTTACCGGCCAGGGCCGCTTTCAAGGCTATGACGGCAGAATTCGCACCGTTCGAAGCTACGCCTCGGAACCGCTTTCCTGGCGGCTCGGCGGCGGCATGCCCGCCCTGATTGAGCGTCTCGCTGAAAAATTGCCGCCCGGCTCAATCCGTCTGAATCATCCGGTCTGCGCCCTCGAACAAGATGCCAATGCGGTCAGGGTTCAGATCGGTGTTCTCGAGGAAGAACCCCGGGCGTGTTTCCTGGCTCGCCAGGTAATTCTCGCGCTACCGCCACGTCTGGCGGCGGCGAGCCTGCTTTTCACTCCGGAACTAAGCCCGCAACTGACTCAGGCCATGCTCAAAACCGGCACGTGGATGGCGGGCCAGGCCAAGTTCTGCGCCCTTTACGAAAACCCGTTCTGGCGAAACGCCGGATTTTCCGGGCAGGCTTTCAGCCAGCTCGGGCCCATGGCGGAACTGCACGACGCCTCCGCCCCCGCGGGGCCACCCTACGGTCTGATCGGCTTTGTCGGCCTGCCCGCCGTTCAGCGCCATAATCCGGAAGCCTTACAGGAAGCGATCAAATCACAATTAGCCTTGCTTTATGGCGCGGACGCCGCCCGCCCCCTGCGGGTTTACTACCAAGACTGGGCCCGCGAACCTTTCACCGCCACCAGCCTCGACCAGCCCCCGATGTACGAGCACCCCCTCTACCGGCCTCCGGCCGGACAAAGCTCCTTCTGGAATAACCTGGTTCATTTTGCCGGCACCGAAACCGCCGCCAGGCACGGCGGCTACCTCGAAGGAGCCCTGGAGGCCGCCGCCAGAGCCGTCGCCGATCTCAAGCCGGGCACCTGAGCCCTTCTGCAAACCCATAAACCGAAAATATGGTTCAGCCACGCTGATTATTTCACAAAACATTTTCGGTTAAAAAACAAGAAAATGTTTTGTGAAGAGCTCTTATTGGCGGGCCGAAAAGCGCCAATTAGGTTGCGGGACGGGTCGCGCTTTGGGAAAATCGCGATACCAACACTGAAATCTATTTTTTCAGCCTTTTGTCGAGTTCAGCAAAAGGCTGAAAGGTTGTGGACGGTTTTCGGGAGGGTGAGACGGAGATGGCCGGAGACGGATCGCTCTCCGGAAATTTTGTATGTTCATATTCATGGCAATAGAGGCAGAGCAGTTCCCAGTTGCTGCCGTCGGGTGGATTATGATCGTGGTTATGGTCCTTGTGATGAACCGTGAGCTCGCGCAATTTCTTGCCGCTGAATTCACGGCCGCAACGGGCGCAGATCCAGGGATACAGCTTGAGGGCCTGTTCGCGATAGGTCTGGGCCCGCAGTTCCCGGAGTCGGCGAATCTCGGCCGGCAAACAACGGTTTTCGCGATCCAGAGGCTTTTCTTGCTCCGACATAAACCGAATTTCCTCCTGTCCAGGTTAAAGATCCGGAAAGAATCGGCATCAATCAGCAACCATTTCCAGAAAACGCCCCGGAGGAAACTGCCCGCCGGGGCGTTTTCTGAACCACCTGCGGACGCTATTGAAACAAGGGAAACGGACGCGGGCTGAAGCCATCGTAAAACTTGCTCATCGAATAAAAATGCTGATCAAAAATCGGCATTTTCAATTCGGGCTCAACCAGGATAGTGCCAGACTGGCCGAGCGGAAACATGCTCTCGATCCGCACCGGGCCCGCATCGTCATATTCGACGCAGTGAGCATAAGTCGACCTTGATCCAAAGGGAACGGTATGCAGCGGATCATAAGGCGTACCCGCGAAGAAATCGTGCCGAAACTTGATTTCACCTCGCTTGGGAAACCAAGGGGTATGCTCCAGAGCCCTAAACTGAGCGCTCAGGATAATTTCCGGCAGGGTCTGGGGAGCCAGGGCGTCGGCCCGGTTCTGGAACCAGTCATACTGGTTGACGATGCCGCTCTGTTCTCCGGCCATGGCATGCAGCAAAACGTTGAACAGAATCCCCTGAGGTTGATCCAGATAGGTGCTGTCACCGAAATCAAGTTCGTCGGCAAAGGTCAGGCGTAACACCTCATCGATCCAGGCTTTCGTGTAAAACCAGGCAAAGCTGCGCTCATCACCGGCAACCCAGTCATCGCAGAAATGACCGTCAAAACCATTGGTCAGGGAGAGTAGGTCTTTACAGGTCTGATTTCCGGAACCCATAACCACGGCACTGAAATAGTCCTTGACGAAAGCCCACGGGTTGCCGCCCTGGCTGTGCGAATCGGTGGCCGCGATATTAACCGCCAGATCGCGAACCTCGGCAAAGGTCAGATGGTCGTGACTCGCGAGATAGTCCTCGATAACCTGGGCCCGATGAAAAGGTCCGTAAAAATAATTTGACGAAATCGAGTTAAAGGAGCCGGGACGCTCCGCCGAACATTTATTGTTCCAACCGCAGACATAACCTTTGCTCGGATTGAGAACCTGAGGCAGGGGCTCGAAATCAGCCGCGTCCCATTCAACCGGCGGCAGTCCGGCAATAAAATTCTGAGGAAAACGGTACTCTCCTACCGGCCGGACCGGTTCCCGCCCGCTCATCCAGTAAGCGACATTACCGTCAACATCCACATAGCAGAAGTGCTGGGAGAGCCCCACCCGTTCCAGGGCCGCGCCGAATTCCCCGGGGCTCTGCGCCCGGGCGAGATCAAGATAGGCTTTGATCGTGCCGTGTTCGAGATCCCGATGTGAGTATTTCCAGGCCACAATCGGATTACCCAGACTGGGAACATAGCTTGCGGGATCATACGGCAGAGGGTTGACAATCGGCCCATGCGGACTGCGAAAAACCGGTACCCTGACCTCGTCGGCCCCGGCGACTTTAAAAGTTTCCACGCGGTCCAAGGTAACCGCAGCCGGACTTTCCAGATAATAATCGACCGTATGGGCGTGACCGACCTGCATCGACCAGGCGTGATGCGGAGTCCGACCGACAACAATGCCGGGCAGGCCGGCAATCTGAGCCCCCGAAACCCTGAGACCGCCGGCGTTAATGGAGCCTTCGCCGATAATCGCCGGCACGCTGAAACCCATCTGCGGCCCGGAGTAGAGCATCGGGTTGCCGCTGGCTGTACGGCTGCCGCTGATCGCCCAAGCATAGCTGCCCATTTTAGCATTGGCGCCAACCGCTTCGAGATTGGCGAACACCCGCTGATAAAGACGATTAACCGTCTTCGCGGCAACTCGCACATCGACTACTTCAGCGGCCGTTTCCGGTAACACCGGCGCAGCGGCAAAATAGGACGAGCTCCGCTCCCGCTTGTTATCCAGAGAAGCAATATAGGTCAGAGCGCTTGGATCATTGGTCCAGCGCAGATCGGCGAACATGGCCGGCCCCTTGGTAAAATGCTTACCCAGCAGTTGCATATAGAGAACGGCATTGTCGAGCTGCCCCCGGGAAAAGGCCTCACAGTCAAACTTACGCAGCATCAAGGCCTGCCAGGCCAGAACATCGGTCGGAGTCCAGGGTTGCGGCATAAAGCCGAGAGCCGCGAATTCAAACGGCAGCAGTGCGGGATTGGCCGCGATTTCCTGCAGGCGGCGATTAAAACCCGAACAATAGCCGCCGATAACCGCTTGACTTTCTTCATCGAAAGCCGCATACACCGCCTCCAGCTCGGCCTGGGAATAGCCCAGGGTGCGCACGAAGATATCGGTTTCAAGTTGCTCCGGACCAAGAATCTCGGCCAGGGTTCCCAAACCGGCGCGACGAAAGGTTTCCGCCTGCCAAAGTCGATCACAGGCCACGGCATAGCCGACCTCCGCGAAAACCTCCGCCAGCGGAGCCTCTTCAGGACCGTTGATGAACCAGATTCCTTGAGCGTCACGGGTGGTTTCCAGGCTCGCCGCCGCCGGCAAAGCAAAACACCCCAGCACCAGCAGAAGCCCAAACCATCCTGCAAACAACTTTTTCATCACAAATTCTCCTCTTTAAAATAACATTTCAATGGTTTACAGGGAGGAAAACCTAACCGAACGGCTTTTCCCCGAAGAAACCGATCCCTTAAACAAAGAACCTAACGATTCAACTCCGGAGACTTAAAGTCCTCCACCCCTAAAGCTCAATTTCTGATTTCCCGCGCTTATTGCGCTGGAAATTGCCGCACACGCCGACACGCTCAAACACCAGCCATTTCAATGGGCTTCCTGCGCCGGGGAAACCCACGAGCTTTCGCGAGAACTGACAAAAAAACCACTCAAGCCTCCCTCAAAACCCCAAAACGGCTGAACCGTTACAAACCATGTTTTATAACCGTCTATTAATAGCCAAAAAAGGCGCCCTTGTCAACCGACATTTTACAAGACCACCGACAACAAAAAAACGCTGCGCCAAAAAATTAAGCCCCCTCGGCCATCAAGCCCGATCTTTCCCATACGGTTTCCCCCGGCCGCGGATCTTCGGACTTTCCTTGATCCGCCTGATCATGCTATTAGCGCCAGACAGGTTATTTTCTGGTTTTTTCAACGTTTTTCAGACAACAAAAACAAGAAAATGTTAAGTGCTTCACTGGTTATCCCCGTTTGGGTTATGGGATGGTTAGCGCATGAGATGAATTTTTACAAGACAGGTGGGCAATGAAAACCTTCAGGT from the Pseudomonadota bacterium genome contains:
- a CDS encoding MATE family efflux transporter; this encodes MQLQRTDIIKKRLEFFLRAPRRALFHLAWPTLIATLIQTTYNLVDTAYVGRLGTGPLAALTFSFPLFFTLVSFNMGMGVGLNAVVARHLGAGLEQSAANAAMHGIVASLTCALGLFLGTEIFLGPLLTLLGAEQEIHRLAGDYMRIVAAGVFLMFPMYAVISTFTAQGDTITPMKVQFFTLFLNLILDPLFIFTFNLGIKGAALATNLSLCAGLFLALGYLKRKSIIKLNLHNWSFSPAMIREIFAIGLPASLTMLLMAIYMMGINRLIAGYGTDTVAALGLVTRLDSAIIIPMVALSVALLTLTALFYGAREFAVLKQTIHFAIKVNLVFALVCGLVMFFRPHFFLRPFTNEAEPLRLAALYLKFEVLNFPFMAITLSGNRALQGLGLSLPGLVINAGRLFLISLPLAMIFVIWLRLDFRMVAIAALCGNLTSSAIALIWLQKTMAGISNMTTIQRC
- a CDS encoding FAD-dependent oxidoreductase is translated as MTSENVEILIIGAGFSGLYAASLLAQQQRPFLVLEARDRLGGRILGAPETGLVSDLGPSWYWPAIHPLLARLIRDLELNGYLQYVTGQGRFQGYDGRIRTVRSYASEPLSWRLGGGMPALIERLAEKLPPGSIRLNHPVCALEQDANAVRVQIGVLEEEPRACFLARQVILALPPRLAAASLLFTPELSPQLTQAMLKTGTWMAGQAKFCALYENPFWRNAGFSGQAFSQLGPMAELHDASAPAGPPYGLIGFVGLPAVQRHNPEALQEAIKSQLALLYGADAARPLRVYYQDWAREPFTATSLDQPPMYEHPLYRPPAGQSSFWNNLVHFAGTETAARHGGYLEGALEAAARAVADLKPGT
- a CDS encoding HNH nuclease family protein translates to MSEQEKPLDRENRCLPAEIRRLRELRAQTYREQALKLYPWICARCGREFSGKKLRELTVHHKDHNHDHNPPDGSNWELLCLYCHEYEHTKFPESDPSPAISVSPSRKPSTTFQPFAELDKRLKK
- a CDS encoding penicillin acylase family protein, translated to MKKLFAGWFGLLLVLGCFALPAAASLETTRDAQGIWFINGPEEAPLAEVFAEVGYAVACDRLWQAETFRRAGLGTLAEILGPEQLETDIFVRTLGYSQAELEAVYAAFDEESQAVIGGYCSGFNRRLQEIAANPALLPFEFAALGFMPQPWTPTDVLAWQALMLRKFDCEAFSRGQLDNAVLYMQLLGKHFTKGPAMFADLRWTNDPSALTYIASLDNKRERSSSYFAAAPVLPETAAEVVDVRVAAKTVNRLYQRVFANLEAVGANAKMGSYAWAISGSRTASGNPMLYSGPQMGFSVPAIIGEGSINAGGLRVSGAQIAGLPGIVVGRTPHHAWSMQVGHAHTVDYYLESPAAVTLDRVETFKVAGADEVRVPVFRSPHGPIVNPLPYDPASYVPSLGNPIVAWKYSHRDLEHGTIKAYLDLARAQSPGEFGAALERVGLSQHFCYVDVDGNVAYWMSGREPVRPVGEYRFPQNFIAGLPPVEWDAADFEPLPQVLNPSKGYVCGWNNKCSAERPGSFNSISSNYFYGPFHRAQVIEDYLASHDHLTFAEVRDLAVNIAATDSHSQGGNPWAFVKDYFSAVVMGSGNQTCKDLLSLTNGFDGHFCDDWVAGDERSFAWFYTKAWIDEVLRLTFADELDFGDSTYLDQPQGILFNVLLHAMAGEQSGIVNQYDWFQNRADALAPQTLPEIILSAQFRALEHTPWFPKRGEIKFRHDFFAGTPYDPLHTVPFGSRSTYAHCVEYDDAGPVRIESMFPLGQSGTILVEPELKMPIFDQHFYSMSKFYDGFSPRPFPLFQ